From Campylobacter showae:
GAGCTTTGAATGTAGGATTTTATCCTAGCAGTCGCGCTCTCGGCGGCTATGCTCTCGGCCCAGATTTTTATACGTCCGTCCTCGACGACGGTTCCGCTCATCACGCGGTCGCCGCGCTCTTTTTTGACGGGTTCTGCCTCACCCGTCATCGAGACTTGATTTACGCTTGCGGTGCCTTCCACGATGTAGCCGTCGATGCCGATGCTCTCGCCTGTGCCGACGACTACGATGTCGCCTACTTTAATGTCGACGGTCGGGATTTTTTTGAGAGATTTTTTACCGTGATCATTTATCTCGATCCAGACTTCTTCGATGTTTGGGCGGGCTAGCTCTTTGATGAGGTCGTCGCTGCGGTGTACGGCGCTTTCTTCCATGTATTCGCCGATGGTTAGCATGAGATTTGTGCTATTTGCCGCTAAAAAGTCGCGCCTAGCTAAGCTCACGCCCACTGCGGTGGCTTCGAGTACTTTTGAGGTTATGCCTTCGTTTACGGCTTCGCTTGCGCCTTCTTTTAACAGCGGAGCTGCGGCTATCAGACTAGCCATAGCCTTTACGCCGTTGTTATTTATAAGAGGCGTGATGGCTAGAGCCGTTGCCGCCTTATAAATCTCAGCCTTGCTCGGGCTATTTTTGCGCTTGTTAAAATTTGCGATCGGCAAATTTTCGATGAACTCTTTGATCTCGTTTAAATTTGATTCAAAGCCGACGATGATACTTTTTGCTTTTTTGTTTACCCTGACGCTTTTTGCGTACCTAAACTCCGAAATTTGAGCCTCCAAGCGGCTCTCGTCGCAGTCCTCGCCGATGCGTTCGCTGACGAAGCGCACGCGGTTTTTAGTCAGGTGCGCGATGCGAACGTTATTTTTGGGAGTCAATTTCGGCCTTTACGTCTTCAAATCGCTCTTTTAGTTCTTCAAATCCTGCTTGAAGCAAATTTGAACCCTTTGCGATAGCTGAAAATAGCGCTTTTTGCGCGTTTTCGTTTGTTAGCACGTATGCCACGACGCCGCCTATGAGCGCACCTTTTATAAAGCCTGCCGCGTTAAAATTTGCCGGGACAAAGTCTTTTAGCGCGTCGTTTATGCCGCGGTCAAACGCGCTTGGCGCGCCGGTAGTCTTTACCGTAGTCGTCGTAGTCGTCGTGCTGCCGTCGTCGTTTAGCTGATTTACTGTTTGAGTTTGATTGATGTATGGGTTTTTCATTTACTTTCCTCTAAATTTTTGATTAGTTTCTCCGTCGCAACCACGCCTGCGATACCGACGGCAACGGTTGCCGCAGCCGCAAGATAGCGCGCCGAGACTAGTTTGTTTGATGCGCTGATAGCGCACGCCGTGACGATACCGCCTTGGATAGCGATTTTAGTCGTTTTAGCTACGGCCTGCGTCTTGCTGACCTTGCCTTTTTTATAGTTTAGTATTTCTACGCCGCCCGCTGCTATCGCGCCGATTAGCGCGCCGCTTATCATATGATCTACTGGGAGTCTGGTTGTTGATGTTAAATTCATTCTATACCTTTATTATTTTTCTAAATTCGGTTCAAGCGCGTTTGCGATATCTTCGGCTAAAATTTCGGTTTGTGTAGCCGCTTTTGCCGGAGCTTTTTTAGCTCTTGGAGCGCTTTTTTTCTTAGATTTTGTTTTTTCGCTCTCTTTTTCGGCTGCTACTTCGGCGCTCGTGCGTCTTGTACGTTTTTTTGTTTCGGCTTTTTCTTCGCTTGTTTTAGCAAATTTTTTCTCGGCGTACTCTTTTGCTTCGCCTATTTTTTTCTCGGCAAATTCTTTTGCGTTTTCGGCAAATTCTTTGCCTTTATCTAGTCCGGTTTCAATGGTTGATTTGATTTTGTCTTTATTGTTAAAAGCCGCGACGGCTAAACCTCCTAAGATTGCTCCTGCGATAAATGGTAATGCCATTTTTTATCCTTTATGTTGAATTTTATTCTTTATCTTTATTTTTGTCTAAATTTTTACTTAGCATCATACTGGCTAGGCCGCCCAGCGCTAGTCCGCCGAAAAACGAAAAATTCGGATTGTTTAAAAGCGCGATAGCGTCCTCTTTGCTGCCTTGTCCAGAGCCTATGCGCTCTAGCGTTTGACTGATTTGTTTAAAGCCATCCGAATCAAAAGCGTTTAAGATATTTTCGCTCGGATTTTGAGCCGTTTGCACTTGTTCCTCTTGATTGGTGTCACCTGTGCCTTGAAACTGCGCGGCTAAAATTTGAGCCAGTTTTGCTTTGAGAGCCGGAATGTATTCGTTATTTGACGTAGCCCAGAGCCTAAAGCAGACGTCTTTAAAGTTTTCATCGCTCAGGCTGTCGGTCAAATTTTCATAAAATGCGTTTAGCTCAAGCTCGTAGTTTAGGGCTTTTATAAAGCAAGCGTCAAGATCCTCGCACGCTAAAGCGCAAAAAACTTGCGGATCGGCAGGGTCTGCGTAGGATTTTAAAAGCTCCAGTCCGCTTCGTCTAACCGCTAAAATTTGATCAAAAATTTCATCTTTTTTGCAGACGTTTTCGTAAAATTTAACCCCCTGCGACTCTAGTAAAAACACCGCATTTGCGGCTTGCTTTAGCTCCTCGTTCATCTTGCGCCGCCGGTAGCTTTTTGAGCTAGATTGTTGATGAGGGCTGAGATTTCGTGTAAATTTTGGCCTTTTAGCAGATCGTCCCACATCTTTTTCGGGAAAATTTCGTGGTCGTATTCGATCGTTGCGGAGCCGATTAGCTTGTTAAATTTAACGTTTTTTATGCCGTCTATTTGCTTGATCGTTTGATCTATTTTTTCTAACGGTAAGCTGTCCGCTTCTTTTTTGATATCGCTGCTGACGCGGACTCTTAGGCGGCCTGCGACGTGGTGGATCGGCGTAAAATACGAAGCTATGCGTAAGACTAACTCCGATGGTATATGTGGTGCTGCGCTCATGTTTCTCCTTTATTTTTTGGCGTATTATCTATTTGCTACGCTTAAATTTAACTGAAACTTTTTTGCATATCGTTATCAAATCATTTTTGATAAATAGGCGCAAAATAGGCTATTTGTTTTGGCACTTTGGACAAATTCCGTATAAAATCATCGCATGGCCTTCGAGTTTAAAGCCCAAATTTAAACAAATTTGATCTTGTTTTTCTTCTATATATTTATCGAAAAAACTCTCCGCCGCGCCGCATTTTATGCAGATTAGATGGTCGTGATGCGACTTTAAATTTAGCTCGAATTTATTTATCCCGTTCTCTTCAAAGCTTAAAACGAAACCGAAGTCCTGCAAAAAATTTAAAAACTGATAGATCGCCGTGAGGCTCACATTTCGTCTAAATTCGCTCTTGATTTTATTTTGTATTTCGCTCGCGCTAAGGTGCTCGTCGCTGGAAAATAAAATTTTTAAAATTTGCTCTTTTGCCGCGGAATTTTTATATCCGTAATCCCGCAAAAGCTCTAAAAATTTCATATAAAATTTATCAAAAGTGTGCATTTTGCCACCGTTTCAGCCGATTAAAATTACTTTTTATTATAGTAAAAAAAAGCTGATAATGCGATAAATTTAAGACCAATTCTCAAAAAATAGAGATTTTGACTAAGCGGTTATA
This genomic window contains:
- a CDS encoding Cys/Met metabolism pyridoxal-phosphate-dependent enzyme gives rise to the protein MNLTSTTRLPVDHMISGALIGAIAAGGVEILNYKKGKVSKTQAVAKTTKIAIQGGIVTACAISASNKLVSARYLAAAATVAVGIAGVVATEKLIKNLEESK
- a CDS encoding aminotransferase; amino-acid sequence: MNEELKQAANAVFLLESQGVKFYENVCKKDEIFDQILAVRRSGLELLKSYADPADPQVFCALACEDLDACFIKALNYELELNAFYENLTDSLSDENFKDVCFRLWATSNNEYIPALKAKLAQILAAQFQGTGDTNQEEQVQTAQNPSENILNAFDSDGFKQISQTLERIGSGQGSKEDAIALLNNPNFSFFGGLALGGLASMMLSKNLDKNKDKE
- a CDS encoding HMA2 domain-containing protein; the encoded protein is MSAAPHIPSELVLRIASYFTPIHHVAGRLRVRVSSDIKKEADSLPLEKIDQTIKQIDGIKNVKFNKLIGSATIEYDHEIFPKKMWDDLLKGQNLHEISALINNLAQKATGGAR
- a CDS encoding Fur family transcriptional regulator, which translates into the protein MHTFDKFYMKFLELLRDYGYKNSAAKEQILKILFSSDEHLSASEIQNKIKSEFRRNVSLTAIYQFLNFLQDFGFVLSFEENGINKFELNLKSHHDHLICIKCGAAESFFDKYIEEKQDQICLNLGFKLEGHAMILYGICPKCQNK